The Thermococcus henrietii genome segment GGCTCGTAGGTGCCTACATCCTCAGGGAGTTCGGCTTCGAGGCCGAGCCGTGCGTCTACGAGGAGAGGCTCAAGAACTACGAGCCGATAGCAGTTCCAGTCCACAGGCTTCCGCTCGACGAGTTCAACGGCGAGGACGTCCAGATTTGCGGCTGCGACGTGACGCTGAGAAAGGTCGACGACGTCGTGAAGTCCGGCATCACCGACCTCCAGATAATCAAAAGGCTGACCCACCTCGCCATGGGCTTCTGCCAGGGACGCTTCTGCCTCTTCAACGGTGCCGTCGTTGTGTCCCAGAGAACCGGAACGCCGATGGAGGGGCTTGACATTCCCGTCGCGAGGCCCCCGCTCAAGAACATCCGCATGAAGGTCCCCGCGGGGAGGGATTGAAGATGCCGACGAAGGAACTTCCCGAAATGAGCGAGATAACGATTATCGGTGGCGGAATAGTCGGCGTTACGATAGCGCACGAGCTGGCTAAACGCGGTGAGGAGGTCACTGTAATAGAGAAGCGCTTCATCGGCTCGGGCTCCACCTTCCGTTGCGGAACGGGCATAAGACAGCAGTTCAACGACGAGGCCAACGTTCAGGTTATGAAGCGCTCCGTCGAGCTGTGGAAGAAGTACAGCGAGGAGTACGGCTTCTCCTTCGAGCAGACCGGCTACCTCTTCCTGCTCTACGACGACGATGAAGTCGAGGAGTTCAGGCGCAACATCGCGATACAGAACCGCTTCGGCGTTCCGACGAGGCTCATAACGCCGGAAGAGGCCAAGGAGATAGTTCCGCTCCTTGACATCAGCGAGGTCATCGCCGCTTCCTGGAACCCAACAGACGGAAAGGCCGACCCGTTCCATGCAACCGCGAAGTTCGCGATAAAGGCCGAGGAGTTCGGTGCTAAGCTCGTCGAGTATACCGAGGTCAAGGACTTCGTCATCGAGAACGGCGAGATTAAGGGCCTGAAAACGAACAGGGGAACGATAAAGACCGGTATAGTCGTGAACGCCACCAACGCCTGGGCCAAGCTCATCAACGCGATGGCCGGGATAAGCGTAAGAATTCCGATAGAGCCCTACAAGCACCAAGCGGTCATCACACAGCCCATAAGGAAAGGGGCTATTAAGCCTATGGTCATATCCTTCAAGTACGGCCACGCCTACCTAACGCAGACCTCGCACGGTGGCGTCGTCGGCGGGGTCGGCTACGAACTCGGGCCAACCTACGACCTCAATCCAACCTACGAGTTCATGCGCGAGGTGAGCTATTACTTCACCAAGATTATCCCCGCTTTGAGGGAGCTCCTTATACTGAGAACCTGGGCCGGCTACTACGCAAAGACACCGGACAGCAATCCAGCCATAGGGAAAATCGAGGAACTGAGCGACTATTACATTGCCGCAGGTTTCAGCGGGCACGGCTTCATGATGGCTCCAGCGGTGGCGGAGATGGTGGCGGACCTGATTACGAAGGGCAGAACCGACCTGCCGGTCGAGTGGTACGACCCGTACCGCTTCGAGCGCGGTGAACTCCGCGGGGAAGCGCTCCAGATGGGCTGATTGCCCACGATTTCCACCCTTTTCTTACCATTTCGACGGAAATTTTATAAGCCCCTCGCCGGTTCTCCCAGCGATGAGCAGGCGAGAACTCGTTGTCACCCAGGGAAAGCGCGAGAAAACGCTCAAGCTCAAGAAGCTCCGGGTTAAGCGGAGGAACGTCGTAATCTTGGCCATAGCCATGTTCATCGCCAACGTTTCATTCGGAATGGCCTTCCCCTATCTCAGCGTCTACATGCGCCTCCTCGGCGCGAGCATGTTCATGGTCGGCCTTCTGAGCGTGGCATTCAACCTGACCTCGACGGTCTTCCAGTACCCCTTCGGCTGGCTCTCCGACTCAACCGGCAACAGGAAAGGTTTCATAGCCTTCGGCGTGGCCTCGATAGGATTCTTCTATACCGCAATGGCCTTCGTCGGCTCGGCCACCGGCGTCCTAATCCTGAGGACCCTTCAAGGGGTCTTCGGTTCCGCCATGACTCCAGCGCATTCGGCCTTAATCTCCGAGCTCTCCACGAGGGCGGGCTCGATATTCGGCCTCTTCAACTCCATCGAGAACGCCGGGTATATGGTGGGCAACTTCCTCGGCTCCGCGATAGTCGGCTACCTCGGCGTCAGGAAGCTCTTCCTAATCTCCGGCCTTCTCCTCTTCGTATCCGCAGGAATAGTCCTTCTAATCCGCGAGCGTCCGACGGGAAGGCGCTCCCTCCTCGGCATGATTCTCGTGCAGGAAGGCAGGGAGAGCTGGCGGGCGACGGTCAAGGGCTCGGCCTTCAGGAAGCTCATGCGCGGGCACCTCGGGCTCTTCTACGTCACGGTCTTCCTCGTCATGGTCGCCAGCGGGCAGTTCTACAGCGTTTCCTCCGTTTACTTCAAGGAGACCTTCGGCGAGTGGAGCGTTGGAGTTATCTTTGGCATCGAGAGCCTCGCCGCGGCGTTAACCGGTTACTTCCTCGGGAAGCTGATAGACAGGCACGGCGCGAAGAGGTTCTATTTAATAGCGATAGCGGGCTATGCCCTGGCCTTCCTGCTCTATGCCGTCGTTAGAAACGTCTGGCTCGTGTTTGGGGTTGCCTTCCTCTCGGGCGTCAAGTGGGTTCTGACAATAAACTCGACCTCCGCCTATGTGGCGCAGAACGTCAGGGTGAGCGAGAGGGCCCAGGGAATGGGCCTGCTCAACGCCATGATGAGCCTTGGCTGGGTCGTCGGGCCTCTCCTCGGTGGCTACTTCTCGGGAATAAGCTTCCAGCTGAACTTCATGAGCACGCTGATTCCCCTCGGGCTGGCCTTTCTGCTCGCCCTCAGACTGCCAGGGTGATGCACTCGGGCGGAACGCGCTCAACGATTCTCACGTTCTTTCCGGCTTTGTAAACCCTCAGGCCCCTTCTCCTCAGGCAGTCCGCATCTATGATGAGCAGGACCACGTCCCTCCCGTGCCTTCTGCCCGTTTCAAGGGCCTCGCTTTTACTCGTCGTTAGGTGAACGAACTGCCTTTTCATCGGTTTAAGTCCCTCGCGCATAATCCTCGGGAGGTTTCTCCTCGGCGTGCCGTGGTAGAGAACCCTCGATTCCGTGTCCTCCTCGTGGTCGAGGTCAACTTTGAAGCTGTGACCGTAGCGGGCGCGGATTTTACCTCCCCTTATCTCGTAGCGCCCCTTGGAGTCCCTTTCAACTATCTCCCTCACGAACTCCTCGGTAACGTCGGGATAAACCGTTTGGAGCGCTTTCACGAGCTCGTCCAGCGGGACGAAGCCCTCGCTATCCGGTTTCAATCCGAACTCTTCCGGCGAGTGCCTGAGAACGTATGCCATGAGCTTGCTGACCTTCACGCGGTTCATCGGTTGGGAAATGGAAATGGAGTAGAAAAGCGTTTCTCAGGCCCTGTACGATGCCGGAACGTGAACGGGCTTTTTGACGTTGATATCCTTAACGACGAACTCGTCGTAGACGTGGCCCACCTCGTGAACTTCGACGGGCGTTCCAGTCGGTTGCACCGTTCTGAGCGTCATTTCTATTCTGTATGCCATTCTGCCCCCGACGAAGGTTCCGTTTCTGAACCTCAGCTCAAGAATCCCGTTCGTGACGTTCAGGCTGACGTTGGTATTGGGGCCCAGGAAGGCCGAAGCTATGGCCTCGAGGTCCGCCTTTGTGATTGGGTAGTAGAGCAGTTCAGTGCCGTTGGCGTAGCTGACGTTGGAGGGCTTCCTCTTGAGGTACTTCATGGCAAACGACACGGTGTTGTACTCCCAGGTAAAGTTCAGTATCTTCGAAACGTTCAGCTTCGACGTCGCGTTGGTGAGCTTAATCCAGCTCCCGCTTGCGAAGATGTATATGTCGTTGCCCTTGACAAGCTGACGGGTGAATACTGAAGCCCCGCCCGGGAATGTAATCGTGGTTATGTTGATGGAAGCTTCCCTGTCCTTCAGGTCCACGTAGCCGGCCTTCCGGTATATGATGGTCACGTTTTCGCTCTGCGTGAGGTTGCCGACGGCCAGGTTCATCGTGAGCTTGAGGCTGGTGTTCTCAAAGTAGGTGAACTGCTCTATCCCCTTCATCTTCTCCAGAAGTTCCTCGGTCGTGTAGAGCTTTGGCCCCGATGCTGCCGGGCTCGTCGTTCCTGTATAGCTCCCGGAGGTGACGTTTGAAGCGCCGGGGGACCCGGTTGAAACGCACCCCGAAACGAGCGCCACCAGGATAACAGATACCAGAACAAGGGCGAGCTTTCGCATAGCCATCACCTTTTCGGTTACACGAGCAGATTCGTTTAACGTGGAGGGGGAACCCGTCGGTACGTACAACTTCCACACTTTAAAAATTTCCTCTTGTGCGTGGGATATCAAAAAGAAAAGAGGTCACCTGAGCCTCCTCAGCGCCATCTCCGCCGCGACGCTTATCGGGTCTATCGTCGGGCTTATCGGCGGGGCGTAGGCTGTCTCAAGGTAAACGATATCTTCTACCGTCGCTCCCTTCTGAGCCAGGGCCGAGAGCGTCATTATCCTGCCCCAGACCCTCTCACCGCCGACTATCTGCGCGCCGACGAGCTTCCTGTCCGACTTCCTGAAGAGAACCTTGACCGTTATCGGCTTTCCGCCGGGGTAGTACTCGGGCTTCGTTGAGCCCTTGAACTTGCCGACGGCAACTTCAATCCCTTCTTTCTTCGCCCGCTCCTCTGTTATTCCGAAGGTCCCTATCTCGAGGCCGAAGAGCTCGGTTATGGCCGTGTTGAAGACGGGCCTGAATGAGACGTCCTTTCCTGCTATGTGCTCCGCTGCCACTTTCGCCATCCTAACAGCGCTCGTTCCGAGCTGGCTGAGCGTTCTCTCCCCAGTTACCGCATCTATCACCTCGGCGCAGTCGCCTATCGCGTAGACCTCCGGGTCGCTTGTCTGTAGATGCTCGTTGACCACTATTCCCCTGTTAACCTCAAGCCCCGCCTCCTTTGCGAGGTCTGTGTTGGCCCTGACGCCCGTAGCAACGAGAACCAGCTCGGCCGGAACCTTCTCCTCGCCTATTCTAACCGCCTCGACGGGACTGCCGATTATCTCGCTGACTCCAACGCCGAAGCGGAAGGAGACGCCGTTGGCTTCCATCTCCTTCTGGACGAGCTTCGCGGTGTCTTTGTCGAGCATCGTCGGCATGAGCCTGTCCATAAGCTCGACGACCAGAACCTCCATTCCGAGCTTGGCAAAAGCTTCAGCCCCCTCAAGGCCGATTAGACCCGCGCCGATGACGACTGCTCTCTTCGGCTTCCTCTCGGCGATGTAAGCTTTAATCCTCCTCACGTCGTCGAGGCTCTTGAGGGTGAAGACGCCCTCGTTCTGAATTCCTTTAATCGGCGGGACAAAAGCTTTGGAACCAACCGCCAGAACGAGCTTGTCGTAGGGGACCTCACCCTTGTCGGTGATTACAACCTTCCTCCCGCGGTCTATCGCCTTCGCCTCGGTGTTGAGCATGAGCTTTATCTTCTGTTTTTCATAGAACTCGTTCGGGAAGACGATGACGTCTTCTGGCTTCTCTATCGTCCCGCTGATGACGTGCGGTAGGGCGCAGGGCGAGTACTGCATCGTGCTTTCCTTCCCGATGACAACTATCTCCGCCTTCCTGTCGAGCTTCCTCATGAAGAGGGCGAAGTTGCTTCCCGCTGTTCCAGAACCGATAACGACGATTTTCATGAGCACCACCAGCTTGAGAAGGGCGCGGAGGTATAAAAAGTTGGCTTTGGAAAGGGCGTTGCCTTTTCAAAAAGAATGCGCAGGAGAGGAGACAAACGTCAAGGTTTTCCGTCAGCGCATCCACTTCCTCGCTATCACCGCGACGATGAGGGCCATGAAGACGGCTCCGGTTAGGGCTTCAAGGGCGCTCAAAGCCTTGAGCCAGCCCGTTGGGTGCATGTCCCCGTAGCCAAGGGTCGTGAAGGTGACGAGGGAGTAGTAGAGGGCGTTGAGGAACCCTGGAATTCCATTAACCGCGCAGTGTTTGCAGGTATAGATTGTGCCAAGAGGAATTCCAAGAAAAACTTTTTTGGAAAATCTCGAGAGAATCCAGTAAACAAGCCCCATAATACCAATGACAGCCCCAGATGCCGTTAAAATCCTGCGCCAGTTCGTACCGTATTCTGATGGCAAATCAGCTAAAAGCCATTCAAAAAAATTTACTATCCTAAACAACAACCTAAGAAGTCCACTTTCAGTAACTTCTAATCTCATTCTTCTCTTGGCTCTCATTTCAATTATGAACATTTTATCTGCGTCGTTTCTTTTTCCCTCTCTTTCAAAACTTAATCTCTGGAGACGAGCAGCTTCGGAGAGAGCTTGGTATTTTTTAAAACATGATGTGAAAAAACCCCACAAACTACCAGTGAATAACAGTTTTTCATTTAACATCCCTAAGAAATCAATTCCTAATCTAAAATCGCAATTTGAAAAAAATAAAAGATCTTTAAACCTATGTTCTTTACACCTATATATACTTGTAATTCTTGACTCGGCGTATATAGGTTCAACGTATCCAACAAATGTAACATAACGTTCAAAAATAGAATTGCTAAATTTAACATTGGATTCGAATACTACATGGGTAAAATCAACTATGTGCTTAAACCTACATTCTTTAAACCATACCCCTTCGTGGAATCTTGCTCCCTTAAAACTAACCTTTCCATTAAAAACTGAATCTACAAATGAAGTGATAGGAACTGGGCCAATATATTTATGTTTCTCCGGATTAACTTCTTTAATAAGTTTAGGACATAAGTTGTCACGTGATATTATGTCAATTTCTTTTTTGTGATACGATATATCCCCACCAAAATTGACACTCTCGAATGATACTGATTTAGCAAACTTAACCTCGTTAAAGCATGCGAACTTCTCAAAGGTAGCATGTTCAAACGATATCGCTCCTCCAAACATCGCATGATAAAAGCTTACATTATCTTTAAACACAGCACCCTTAAAATCAATACACTCGGAGTTGTATCCCCTGTTACAGAACTTCCATCCTCCCGGCATCCATGTTGGTTTTGAGGGTACTTCAGGAAAAACAAAACCTTTTGCATCTACTGGGTTTTCAAAAACAAGAACCTTTTGTTTGTTGCCATCAATCTCTCTTTCCTCAATTTTTGGTTTGAATTTACTAAAGAACTTCCACCAAAAAATGTTAATATCCCTCTCACTCTTGTCTGGCTTATGAAAAATGCAGTACTCTTGGTCTGCCGTCTCAGGGTCGCAGTTCCCGAAGTGTGCCATCTTGCACATGGCTGTATATTACCGAACTTGATGATAAAAACATTTTGGCTCAGCAAAATTAGTCAGCAACCAAAATCAAAAGAAAGACTTCAAGGCTCCACCACAGTCCCGCTGTGCTTTCCTCTCACGACATCGAAGAGATGATAGGCGTCCTTCTTGCCGACGATGTAGGTCCTTATCCGCCCGCGCTGGATGAACTTCGCCGCCAAGGCATCGACGACACCGCTTCCGCCGGCTTTACTCTCGGCCTCCATCGCAATCTCGACGAGCCCTTCCGGTGTTATCTTGTCGAGCTTCCTTGCGTTCGGGTTCTTCCTCGGGTCAGAGTCGTAGACGCCGTCCACGTTGGTGACGACGACAAGAAGGTCGGCCTGAAGGTACTCGGCGAGGAGAGCCGAAACGGCATCTGTGGTGTGGCCGGGATGAGTTCCGCCCATTATCGGTATCTTCTTGAGTTGTATGACTTCCCACGCCTTACGGAAGTCCTGAATGACGAAGGGATAGGCCTTCTCGCCGAGCGCCGCTATCAGGAGCATCGCGTTCGCCCTCGTGATGTGGATTCCTATGTAGTCCTTGAAGGTCTCGTTGGGCGTGAATGTCTTCGCGGCTTCTATGTACTTGCGCGCCACTCTGCCGCCGCCGACAACAACCGCCACCTCGTGATCCTCGCTTATCTTGATGAGCTCGTACGCTATCGCCTTGATGAACTCGACGTCCGGGTCTTCGGGAACGAGAACAGAGCCACCTATGTCGAAGACGATTCTCATGACGACCCTCACGGTGCTAATCGGCTCGATTTATAACCTTTTTCTTGACGGAGGGATGTTAAAAGGGAAAGCCGGAGAAAAAGCTCACCCAATCTGGAACGCCGAGCTTCTCAGCTCTCCGCGCTCGAAGCGGTACGGGTTGTACCACTCCCAGTCTAGCGGGACCCTGGAGCGGCCCTTCGAGATTAGCTCGGCCATGGCCTGGGCAACGGCCGGCGCCATCATGAAGCCGTGTCCGGAGAAGCCCGCCGCGATGTAGAAGTTGTCCAAGAGCTTCCCGATTGCCGGGTTGCTGTCGGGCGTTTTGGCGTAGAAGCCGGCCCACTGCCTTACAACGTGGGCGTAGCGGAGCGGAGGGGCGATTCTCACTGCCCACCTGAGAACCCCGCGCAGGAAGTCGTAGGTGGGTTCCACATCTTCTAAGCTCTTCGCTTCGTGCTCTATCCCCGCACCGCAGATGATTCCGCCGTCCTCTCCGTCCTGAATTATGTAGGCGTCTTCCCACGCTGGCGGGCACACCAAAGGCTCTGCCTGTCCCCTCTCAAGCGGTTCCGTTTTGACGAGCTGGTGCTTGTAGGCCTTAATTGGGACGAGGTCGCGCTTTAAGCCGGCCATCTCGTTGATTAGAGGCGCCCAGGCGTTGGAGGCATTTAGAACCGCGTCAACCTTAACGCTCTCAACCTTCCCGTTGCTCCTGAACTTTACAGCGGTTATGGTATCTCCCTCGCGCTCAAGTCCAACGACCTCTGTGTGCTCGCGCGCGTCAACGCCAAGCTCCCTCGCTTTCTGCAGATAGGCGAAGAGCGTCTTGAAGGGGTTCGCCTTGGCGTCCTTCGGGTTCCACGCTCCCGCCAAAAACGGCTCGGTGTTGAGGATGGGCACTATCTCCTTCGCCTCGTCCATGTCGATGAGCCTCGTCGGGACGCCGAAGCGGTTCTGCAGCTTTATGTTGGCCTTGAACGCCTCAACCTCCTCCTCGCTCGTCGCTAAGAACAGGTAGCCAGTCTGGTTGAAGCCTATATCCGCCCCAAGCTCCTCCTCGAGTTTCTCCCAGCGCTCGACCGAGTGCTTCATGAGCTTAATGTTCGCCTCGTCCGTGAACTGGGCGCGTATTCCAGTGGCACAGCGGAAGGTGGAGCCCGAGCCGAAGTAGTTCTTCTCGAAGAGAACCACCTCCTCGCCGAGCTTGGCCAGCTCGTAGGCAGTGGCGACCCCTATTATCCCGCCTCCGATTACCGCGATTCTACTCATCGGCACCACCCACGATGACCTCTACGCGAACCGGCCGAATCGGAACCCTCGCCTTCGGAAGCGGTATCTCCTTGGGCCTCTTCCCCATCTTCCTCGCGAGGATTGAGATTACGATTGGAATGCACGTCCTCCCCTGGCACGGCCCCATGCCGACGCGGAGGAGCCTCTTAATCTCCTCGATGTCCGTGACGCCTGAATCTATGAGTCTCTCGACGTCTTCAACCGTTATGTCGTTACAGCGGCAGACGATTTTCTTTCCGGTCATGTCATCCCTTCCGTTCAACCCTAACCGCCCGAACATCCCATGCCAGCTCAATCGGCACCTCGACGACGATTATCGGCGTGTCTCCCTTGCTCTTCTCCCTCGGAACGACCGTGAGAACCTTCCCCTTTCCGACCGGCTCGCCGACCCTGTTGAGAAGAACGACCTCCTCGCCCTTCTCGGGAACCGGAAGGAGTTCGTGGGGCATCGTTATGCGCGCTTTGTCGCCGACGTAGTGCACCATGAAGAACGCCAGGCCGGGGCAGATTTGGACGCAGAGGGAGCAACCGATGCACTTGTCGTAGTCGACAATCGGCAGGTCGTTCGGGGTGGGCATGTTTATCGCGCCCGTCGGACATATCTCCCTGCACGGGGCGCACGGTATCTCCTGGGGACACTCGGGAACTGCGACGGGTCTCTTCCTGAGCCTCTCCTCGCTCGGCTTCGGAATTATTGAGAACAGCTCCTCGGGGGTTAGGTATCCCCTCTGGAGGTAGGGCGGTATCTCGCTCATGCTCTCGCCTCCGCGAGTATTTTCCTAATCCCCTCCGCCACGTGCCTGCCGAAGGGCCCGGAGCGGAACTCGTCGAGGTCGCGCTGGGCCTTCTCTATCTCCCCAACCCAGCTCTCGTCCGCTATTCCGAGCCTCAGCGCTGCTGCTATTCCCGCTATCTTGCCCTCAAGCATCGCGGTGGTTGCCTCCTCAATTCCGGCCGAATCTCCCGCAACGAAGATTCCCCGAACGGTCGTTTCCATCCATTCGTCGCGAACCGCCACGTGGCCTCCCAGCTCGCGGACGTAGCGAATCTGACAGCCGGCCTGGTGGAGCAGTTCGATGCTGGGCCTCAGACCAACGGCGAGCGCTATGATGTCGACCTCGAAGGTCTTCTCGGTTCCCGGAATCGGCCTCCAGTTCTCGTCGAGCTGGGCCACAACGGCCCTCTCGACCTTTTCCCTTCCTTCGGCGCGGAGGATGGTGTGCCTCGTGAGTATCGGAACTCCAAGACGCCTGACCTTCGCCGCGTGGACGAAGTAACCGCCGACTTTGGGCATGGCCTCGACTATCGCCTTCACCTCGACGCCGGCCTGGATGAGCTGGTAGGCGAGGATGAGCCCCACGTTTCCCGCTCCAACGATGAGAACCCTGTCTCCGGGTTTGACGCCGTAGGTGTTCATGAGCGTCTGGATTGCTCCGGCGCCGTAAACCCCGGGCAAATCGTTGTTCTCGAAGGGAATCATCCTCTCCATCGCGCCGGTGGCGACGATAACTGCCCTTCCCCGGAACTCTATGAGCTCGCGCTCCTTTCTGACTGCCAGGACGAGCTTCTCTTCGCCCTCCTGGAAGATGCCAACCGCTGAAGTTTCGAGAAAGACCTCGACGTTCTCGCTCTCCCTCAGCCCCTCCTCGAGGATTCTCGCGATTTCCACTCCCCTGACTCCCGCGAACTGCTCGCGCTTGCCGAAGAACTTGTGGGTCTGCTTGACGAGCTGGCCGCCGAGGGTGTGGTTCTCGTCTATGAGGACAACCTTGGCCCCGGCCCTCGATGCGTGGATTGCCGCCATCAGTCCTGCCGGGCCGCCGCCTATGACTATGATGTCCGCCCTAACGACCTTCGCATCTTTGAATTCCGGCGGCTTGGCCTTAGTCGGGAGCCTGGACCTTCCGCGCTGGCGCTCTATCTTCATGCCGTCCTCGACGAGGGTTATGCACGTCCTGACGTTTGGAATTCCGTTGACGACCATCAGGCAGGAGGAGCACTTGCCGATGGCGCAGAAGAGACCCCTCGGGCGCTTTTCGTTTGGGGAGTAGTTGAGGACCCTGACTCCCGCGGCGTGTAAAGCTGTTGCTATCGTCTCGCCCTCGTAGGCTTTGAGTGGTTTTCCTTCGAAGTATATTGTAACCTCCTTTCCGCGTTCAAACCTGAGAATGGGATGTTCATTGAGGCGCATTAAGCGTCACCTATGAGCTGATGACCAACAATGCTTATGAAAATTTTTCAATCCGAAGGTTCTTCACCTTTGGTTTTCCCACCTACCAAACCTTTATATATCAGCCCTTGGAACTAACGTTGGCGGCGGGCTAGGCCGGGGGGTTCGGCGTCCCCTGTAACCGGAAACCGCCGATATGCCGGGGCCGAAGCCCGGGGGGCGGTTCCCAAAACCGCGCCCCGAAGCCGGGGTGCAACGATGAGCCCTCGTCCCGGGGGGCCGGCGGTGGGCGAGGTCCGGCTGGAGGGCCGGGCTAACGCCCTTTGCCCGCCGAACCCCGCCAGGCCCGGAAGGGAGCAGCGGTAGGCGGGACGTTCGGCGCTCCCGGGGTAGCGGGGGTGAGGGAGCCCCGGTGGAGGGGCGCGGCGGAGGGTTCCCACCCCCGGGCGCGCCCGCCGCCGCTAAACTTTTGAACGGTTCTATGCGACTCTTAACGGTGACCCCGATGCACCCGAAGATAGGTTCGCTTCTCGCGAGGTTTCCGAGGGTTGAGCTGATAAGGTGGGAAACCCCGATTCAGTACCTCCCGAAGGTAAGCGAAAGGCTTGGCGTTGACGTCTACGTCAAGCGCGACGATCTGACAGGCTTCGGAATCGGCGGAAACAAGGTCAGGAAGCTTGAGTTCCTGCTCGGCGACGCGATAGCTAAAGGCTGCGACACGGTCATAACCACCGGTGCCG includes the following:
- a CDS encoding NAD(P)/FAD-dependent oxidoreductase; protein product: MPTKELPEMSEITIIGGGIVGVTIAHELAKRGEEVTVIEKRFIGSGSTFRCGTGIRQQFNDEANVQVMKRSVELWKKYSEEYGFSFEQTGYLFLLYDDDEVEEFRRNIAIQNRFGVPTRLITPEEAKEIVPLLDISEVIAASWNPTDGKADPFHATAKFAIKAEEFGAKLVEYTEVKDFVIENGEIKGLKTNRGTIKTGIVVNATNAWAKLINAMAGISVRIPIEPYKHQAVITQPIRKGAIKPMVISFKYGHAYLTQTSHGGVVGGVGYELGPTYDLNPTYEFMREVSYYFTKIIPALRELLILRTWAGYYAKTPDSNPAIGKIEELSDYYIAAGFSGHGFMMAPAVAEMVADLITKGRTDLPVEWYDPYRFERGELRGEALQMG
- a CDS encoding MFS transporter; the protein is MSRRELVVTQGKREKTLKLKKLRVKRRNVVILAIAMFIANVSFGMAFPYLSVYMRLLGASMFMVGLLSVAFNLTSTVFQYPFGWLSDSTGNRKGFIAFGVASIGFFYTAMAFVGSATGVLILRTLQGVFGSAMTPAHSALISELSTRAGSIFGLFNSIENAGYMVGNFLGSAIVGYLGVRKLFLISGLLLFVSAGIVLLIRERPTGRRSLLGMILVQEGRESWRATVKGSAFRKLMRGHLGLFYVTVFLVMVASGQFYSVSSVYFKETFGEWSVGVIFGIESLAAALTGYFLGKLIDRHGAKRFYLIAIAGYALAFLLYAVVRNVWLVFGVAFLSGVKWVLTINSTSAYVAQNVRVSERAQGMGLLNAMMSLGWVVGPLLGGYFSGISFQLNFMSTLIPLGLAFLLALRLPG
- a CDS encoding RNA 2'-phosphotransferase, with translation MNRVKVSKLMAYVLRHSPEEFGLKPDSEGFVPLDELVKALQTVYPDVTEEFVREIVERDSKGRYEIRGGKIRARYGHSFKVDLDHEEDTESRVLYHGTPRRNLPRIMREGLKPMKRQFVHLTTSKSEALETGRRHGRDVVLLIIDADCLRRRGLRVYKAGKNVRIVERVPPECITLAV
- a CDS encoding NAD(P)/FAD-dependent oxidoreductase, which codes for MKIVVIGSGTAGSNFALFMRKLDRKAEIVVIGKESTMQYSPCALPHVISGTIEKPEDVIVFPNEFYEKQKIKLMLNTEAKAIDRGRKVVITDKGEVPYDKLVLAVGSKAFVPPIKGIQNEGVFTLKSLDDVRRIKAYIAERKPKRAVVIGAGLIGLEGAEAFAKLGMEVLVVELMDRLMPTMLDKDTAKLVQKEMEANGVSFRFGVGVSEIIGSPVEAVRIGEEKVPAELVLVATGVRANTDLAKEAGLEVNRGIVVNEHLQTSDPEVYAIGDCAEVIDAVTGERTLSQLGTSAVRMAKVAAEHIAGKDVSFRPVFNTAITELFGLEIGTFGITEERAKKEGIEVAVGKFKGSTKPEYYPGGKPITVKVLFRKSDRKLVGAQIVGGERVWGRIMTLSALAQKGATVEDIVYLETAYAPPISPTIDPISVAAEMALRRLR
- a CDS encoding potassium channel family protein, producing the protein MCKMAHFGNCDPETADQEYCIFHKPDKSERDINIFWWKFFSKFKPKIEEREIDGNKQKVLVFENPVDAKGFVFPEVPSKPTWMPGGWKFCNRGYNSECIDFKGAVFKDNVSFYHAMFGGAISFEHATFEKFACFNEVKFAKSVSFESVNFGGDISYHKKEIDIISRDNLCPKLIKEVNPEKHKYIGPVPITSFVDSVFNGKVSFKGARFHEGVWFKECRFKHIVDFTHVVFESNVKFSNSIFERYVTFVGYVEPIYAESRITSIYRCKEHRFKDLLFFSNCDFRLGIDFLGMLNEKLLFTGSLWGFFTSCFKKYQALSEAARLQRLSFEREGKRNDADKMFIIEMRAKRRMRLEVTESGLLRLLFRIVNFFEWLLADLPSEYGTNWRRILTASGAVIGIMGLVYWILSRFSKKVFLGIPLGTIYTCKHCAVNGIPGFLNALYYSLVTFTTLGYGDMHPTGWLKALSALEALTGAVFMALIVAVIARKWMR
- the pyrH gene encoding UMP kinase; translation: MRIVFDIGGSVLVPEDPDVEFIKAIAYELIKISEDHEVAVVVGGGRVARKYIEAAKTFTPNETFKDYIGIHITRANAMLLIAALGEKAYPFVIQDFRKAWEVIQLKKIPIMGGTHPGHTTDAVSALLAEYLQADLLVVVTNVDGVYDSDPRKNPNARKLDKITPEGLVEIAMEAESKAGGSGVVDALAAKFIQRGRIRTYIVGKKDAYHLFDVVRGKHSGTVVEP
- a CDS encoding NAD(P)/FAD-dependent oxidoreductase encodes the protein MSRIAVIGGGIIGVATAYELAKLGEEVVLFEKNYFGSGSTFRCATGIRAQFTDEANIKLMKHSVERWEKLEEELGADIGFNQTGYLFLATSEEEVEAFKANIKLQNRFGVPTRLIDMDEAKEIVPILNTEPFLAGAWNPKDAKANPFKTLFAYLQKARELGVDAREHTEVVGLEREGDTITAVKFRSNGKVESVKVDAVLNASNAWAPLINEMAGLKRDLVPIKAYKHQLVKTEPLERGQAEPLVCPPAWEDAYIIQDGEDGGIICGAGIEHEAKSLEDVEPTYDFLRGVLRWAVRIAPPLRYAHVVRQWAGFYAKTPDSNPAIGKLLDNFYIAAGFSGHGFMMAPAVAQAMAELISKGRSRVPLDWEWYNPYRFERGELRSSAFQIG
- a CDS encoding (2Fe-2S)-binding protein translates to MTGKKIVCRCNDITVEDVERLIDSGVTDIEEIKRLLRVGMGPCQGRTCIPIVISILARKMGKRPKEIPLPKARVPIRPVRVEVIVGGADE
- a CDS encoding 4Fe-4S dicluster domain-containing protein — its product is MSEIPPYLQRGYLTPEELFSIIPKPSEERLRKRPVAVPECPQEIPCAPCREICPTGAINMPTPNDLPIVDYDKCIGCSLCVQICPGLAFFMVHYVGDKARITMPHELLPVPEKGEEVVLLNRVGEPVGKGKVLTVVPREKSKGDTPIIVVEVPIELAWDVRAVRVERKG
- a CDS encoding FAD-dependent oxidoreductase; this translates as MRLNEHPILRFERGKEVTIYFEGKPLKAYEGETIATALHAAGVRVLNYSPNEKRPRGLFCAIGKCSSCLMVVNGIPNVRTCITLVEDGMKIERQRGRSRLPTKAKPPEFKDAKVVRADIIVIGGGPAGLMAAIHASRAGAKVVLIDENHTLGGQLVKQTHKFFGKREQFAGVRGVEIARILEEGLRESENVEVFLETSAVGIFQEGEEKLVLAVRKERELIEFRGRAVIVATGAMERMIPFENNDLPGVYGAGAIQTLMNTYGVKPGDRVLIVGAGNVGLILAYQLIQAGVEVKAIVEAMPKVGGYFVHAAKVRRLGVPILTRHTILRAEGREKVERAVVAQLDENWRPIPGTEKTFEVDIIALAVGLRPSIELLHQAGCQIRYVRELGGHVAVRDEWMETTVRGIFVAGDSAGIEEATTAMLEGKIAGIAAALRLGIADESWVGEIEKAQRDLDEFRSGPFGRHVAEGIRKILAEARA